A region of the Thermovirga sp. genome:
AGTTACTTGTCATCCTTGCTGGTCACGATGTAGGGGCTGACCTCGCTTCCCGTACCGGAAGTGGTGGGGACCAAAATGCAGGGCAGGCCTTCGCCTTCCAGGGGGGTACCGGTCATGTAATCGATCATTTCCCTGGGGTTGCCCGGGGCAAGGGCGGCAGCCTTCGCGACATCCATGGGGCTTCCCCCGCCAAGGCCGATCACGACGGAGAAACCCTCTTTTCTCGTAAGATCCTGTACCTCCTGGCAGGTCTCGACGTGAGGTTCGGGCTCGACCTCATCGAAAATCTGCACGGAAAAACCCGCTTTTTCGAGGGGGTCGATGGCGAACCGGTGGATTCCAAGGTTGACCATGTTCTTATCCGTCACGAGCAGCGCTTTGCCCGAGCCTAATTTCGCCGCCTCTTCGCCGAGGGTCTTGATCAGTCCGAAACCAACCGCGAGCTTCCCCTTGCCCTTTACACCAGCCGTTCTGAACTCGGCAGGATTTTTAAGGTGCCCCGGTACCTTACCCAAGAAGGTTTCATAATCCATAGCCGCACCCCTTTTCATTTTCTGGATTCTTGAAAAAAGCGTTGCCTTTCAC
Encoded here:
- a CDS encoding iron-containing alcohol dehydrogenase → MDYETFLGKVPGHLKNPAEFRTAGVKGKGKLAVGFGLIKTLGEEAAKLGSGKALLVTDKNMVNLGIHRFAIDPLEKAGFSVQIFDEVEPEPHVETCQEVQDLTRKEGFSVVIGLGGGSPMDVAKAAALAPGNPREMIDYMTGTPLEGEGLPCILVPTTSGTGSEVSPYIVTSKDDK